Proteins encoded together in one Planctopirus ephydatiae window:
- a CDS encoding RNA recognition motif domain-containing protein has product MGTKLYVGNLTYDVNNSGLEQLFSSFGEVRSAQVVMDRETGRSKGFGFVEFGDSQSASDAINAMNGKDVNGRALTVNEARPREERSGGFGGGGGGGSRFGGRR; this is encoded by the coding sequence ATGGGTACGAAGCTTTACGTCGGTAATTTGACTTACGATGTCAACAACAGTGGTCTTGAGCAGCTCTTTTCGAGCTTTGGCGAAGTTCGCTCAGCTCAGGTCGTCATGGATCGTGAAACTGGCCGCTCCAAGGGTTTTGGCTTCGTCGAATTCGGCGATTCACAATCTGCCAGCGACGCCATCAACGCTATGAATGGTAAGGACGTCAATGGCCGTGCCTTGACCGTTAACGAAGCTCGTCCACGCGAAGAACGCAGTGGTGGTTTCGGTGGCGGCGGTGGTGGTGGAAGCCGTTTCGGCGGTCGCCGCTAA
- a CDS encoding aldehyde dehydrogenase (NADP(+)) — MPTAKVLIEGHWISSEGAATFHAMNPRTGETLEEKFPVSPWFEVDKALHSSDRAFQECRAWPGERFAAFLERYAERIEARSEDLIAAAHAETALPVKPRLADAELPRTISQLKLAAHWAREGSWMRPTIDGKLNIRSTLAPIGPVAVFGPNNFPFAFNSIAGGDFAAAVAAGNPVIAKGHSSHPRTTQLFAEEAQAAADETHMPSGFVQLIYRTSHEDGARLVSHPILGAIGYTGGRHAGLYLKSAADAVGKPIYLELSSVNPVVFLPGALAERGEVLATEYAASCLMGSGQFCTNPGVVFLISDSAADQFVANVAKAFTANTPQPMLGPGVQRSFLSGVETLSSLGATLLCGGSAGPNPCTCENTLLQVSGQQFVANAAGFQTEIFGNGALFVMCENLSEISACMKALEGNLTGAIYSAVTSTEDEAAYTQLAGILRQKVGRLLNDKMPTGVAVSPAMNHGGPFPATGHPGFTAVGLPASITRFAALHCFDNVRDDRLPPALQNQNPLGLLRLQNGEWTRDPLTV; from the coding sequence ATGCCAACTGCCAAAGTGCTGATTGAGGGACATTGGATTTCCAGTGAAGGAGCCGCCACATTCCATGCGATGAATCCTCGCACTGGGGAAACTTTGGAAGAGAAATTCCCTGTCAGTCCATGGTTTGAGGTTGATAAAGCCCTGCATTCTTCGGATCGCGCTTTTCAAGAATGTCGAGCATGGCCCGGTGAGCGTTTTGCCGCATTCCTTGAGCGCTATGCCGAGCGAATTGAAGCCAGATCGGAAGATCTGATCGCGGCAGCTCATGCCGAAACTGCCCTGCCGGTCAAACCACGACTCGCGGATGCCGAACTCCCGCGCACGATAAGTCAGCTCAAGCTGGCTGCACACTGGGCTCGCGAAGGTTCATGGATGCGTCCCACGATCGATGGCAAGCTCAACATCCGTTCGACGCTCGCGCCGATTGGACCGGTGGCCGTCTTTGGGCCCAATAATTTCCCCTTTGCCTTTAACAGCATCGCAGGGGGTGATTTTGCTGCAGCAGTCGCCGCAGGGAACCCTGTGATTGCCAAGGGGCACTCTTCTCACCCTCGAACCACACAGCTTTTCGCAGAAGAAGCACAGGCTGCCGCAGACGAAACCCACATGCCCAGTGGCTTTGTTCAATTGATTTATCGAACTAGCCACGAAGATGGCGCACGACTGGTTTCTCATCCAATTTTAGGGGCTATTGGCTATACCGGTGGTCGGCACGCGGGGCTGTATTTGAAATCTGCCGCGGATGCCGTCGGTAAGCCAATCTATCTCGAGTTATCGAGTGTGAACCCTGTTGTCTTTCTGCCTGGTGCGCTGGCAGAACGCGGCGAGGTTTTAGCGACGGAATATGCTGCCAGTTGCCTGATGGGTTCGGGCCAGTTCTGCACCAACCCCGGTGTCGTATTCCTGATCTCTGATTCCGCCGCCGATCAGTTTGTCGCCAATGTTGCGAAAGCTTTCACAGCTAACACTCCGCAACCTATGCTTGGGCCGGGGGTGCAGCGGAGCTTCCTTTCAGGAGTCGAAACGTTATCCAGCCTGGGTGCCACACTTCTTTGCGGTGGTAGTGCGGGGCCAAACCCCTGTACTTGCGAGAACACGCTGCTGCAAGTGTCAGGTCAACAATTCGTGGCCAACGCAGCTGGCTTTCAGACGGAGATCTTCGGCAACGGTGCTCTCTTTGTGATGTGTGAGAACCTCTCCGAGATTTCCGCCTGCATGAAAGCTCTGGAAGGTAACCTGACCGGAGCCATTTATTCAGCAGTCACATCAACTGAAGACGAAGCGGCGTACACTCAATTGGCCGGCATTCTCCGCCAGAAAGTGGGACGACTTCTTAACGATAAAATGCCGACAGGCGTCGCCGTCTCTCCGGCGATGAACCATGGCGGGCCGTTTCCGGCAACGGGGCATCCCGGCTTTACTGCTGTCGGACTGCCAGCGTCAATCACTCGCTTCGCGGCACTGCATTGTTTTGACAATGTCCGCGACGACCGGCTCCCTCCAGCCCTGCAAAATCAGAATCCACTCGGTCTTTTGAGACTGCAGAATGGGGAATGGACACGAGATCCACTCACGGTTTAA
- a CDS encoding serine/threonine protein kinase, translated as MFLSQHLWVWPIMAIVLLMVLGFTVRVAVESTMMASLRSQLETLRDVEAEMLSNWLDTQHSLVLTQANDPQLRQMIYQILKTRQADSTTAAKAQASISLAELRDQLKQELHPAMSAQRYTMFSVIDDEGKVLISSQPELEGVDDLVPDRSVIRKLFDGKSVVTPPFRSRHSLRNESGERLTNQPTILVCAPVRDANFQVVAALVFRVDPRGEFTRIMHLGRMGRTGETYAFTKEGVMASKSRFDSELMLLGLLPDEKDAESLLYLQLKNPGGDMTRGFRPKVRRSELPLTYAASEAIEGRTLSNVDGVPDYRGVNTVVAVTWLPKHELGICTKIDADEAYGPLIILRWTAWTLYGLFGLSTIAIFVFTIIVARLNRKAREAALDAKQIGQYRLEEKLGSGGMGTVYKGQHALLRRPTAIKMLSFEKTNETSIARFEREVQITCQLNHPNTVAIYDYGRTPEGIFYYAMEYLDGIDLQHLVERYGPQPEGRVVSILKQACGSLQEAHTQGLVHRDIKPANLMLNRRGGIPDLLKVLDFGLVKAIDEDRQASLTAHSALTGTPLYLSPEAIQTPNLVDHRTDIYALGAVGYFLLTGKPVFMGENLVDLCRMHISEQPVLPSEKLGEPIDQTLELLIMSCLEKQPSKRPQSAREMCERLERVTAAAEWAFIDAETWWARHLRMTGKESTGSSANSTSQYGTSGSSSQYEQTIIS; from the coding sequence ATGTTTTTGAGTCAGCACCTTTGGGTCTGGCCGATCATGGCCATCGTGCTGCTGATGGTGCTGGGATTTACAGTTCGGGTGGCAGTCGAATCGACGATGATGGCCAGTCTGCGGTCGCAGCTGGAAACCTTGCGCGATGTCGAAGCCGAGATGCTTTCGAACTGGCTGGATACGCAGCATTCGCTGGTTCTGACTCAGGCAAATGATCCCCAGTTACGCCAGATGATCTATCAGATTCTGAAGACTCGCCAGGCGGATTCGACGACAGCAGCAAAAGCCCAGGCGTCGATCTCTTTGGCCGAACTGCGGGATCAGTTGAAGCAGGAACTGCATCCAGCGATGTCAGCGCAGAGATATACCATGTTTTCAGTCATCGATGACGAAGGAAAGGTACTTATTTCTTCGCAGCCAGAACTCGAAGGGGTTGATGATCTGGTGCCGGATCGATCCGTCATTCGGAAGTTGTTCGACGGTAAATCGGTCGTGACACCACCGTTTCGAAGCCGTCACTCCTTACGGAATGAATCGGGAGAGAGGCTTACCAATCAGCCAACGATTCTGGTGTGTGCTCCAGTGCGTGATGCCAATTTTCAGGTAGTGGCTGCGCTCGTATTTCGGGTAGATCCCCGAGGTGAATTTACACGGATTATGCACCTGGGCCGTATGGGTCGGACAGGTGAGACGTATGCCTTCACAAAAGAAGGGGTCATGGCATCCAAGAGTCGTTTTGATTCCGAACTGATGCTGCTGGGGCTCTTGCCGGATGAGAAAGATGCTGAGTCGCTGCTCTACCTTCAACTCAAAAATCCTGGTGGCGATATGACTCGTGGATTTCGACCGAAAGTCAGACGTAGCGAATTGCCACTGACCTACGCTGCATCGGAAGCAATCGAAGGTCGTACTTTAAGCAATGTTGATGGAGTACCTGATTACCGCGGTGTAAATACCGTCGTCGCGGTGACATGGCTGCCAAAGCATGAATTGGGAATCTGCACCAAAATCGATGCTGACGAAGCATATGGGCCGCTCATAATCCTGCGCTGGACAGCCTGGACGCTCTATGGGCTCTTTGGCTTATCGACCATCGCGATCTTCGTCTTCACGATCATCGTCGCAAGATTAAATCGCAAGGCTCGTGAAGCAGCCCTCGATGCCAAACAGATTGGTCAGTATCGACTGGAGGAAAAACTGGGTTCAGGAGGGATGGGGACGGTTTACAAAGGACAGCACGCTCTATTAAGACGTCCCACAGCCATCAAGATGCTGAGTTTCGAAAAAACGAACGAAACCTCGATAGCCCGGTTCGAGCGTGAGGTGCAGATTACCTGCCAACTGAATCATCCCAATACCGTGGCAATTTATGATTATGGAAGAACACCCGAAGGAATCTTCTACTATGCCATGGAGTATCTGGATGGCATTGATCTGCAGCATTTAGTTGAGCGATATGGTCCACAGCCGGAAGGTCGCGTCGTATCGATTCTCAAGCAGGCTTGTGGTTCATTACAGGAAGCACATACACAAGGGCTGGTTCACCGCGATATCAAACCCGCCAATTTGATGTTGAACAGGCGCGGGGGAATTCCTGACTTGCTCAAAGTCCTGGACTTCGGATTGGTCAAGGCTATAGATGAAGACCGTCAGGCGAGTTTAACCGCTCATTCGGCTCTTACAGGGACACCACTCTATTTATCTCCGGAAGCGATTCAAACGCCGAATCTGGTCGATCACCGGACAGATATCTATGCCTTAGGGGCTGTTGGATATTTCCTGTTGACGGGAAAGCCAGTCTTCATGGGAGAAAATCTGGTAGATCTGTGCCGGATGCATATCAGTGAACAACCCGTTCTACCCTCTGAAAAACTGGGAGAGCCGATCGATCAAACTCTCGAACTGTTGATCATGTCGTGTCTGGAAAAGCAGCCATCAAAACGCCCCCAGTCCGCTCGGGAAATGTGCGAGAGGCTGGAACGTGTGACGGCAGCCGCAGAATGGGCCTTCATTGATGCAGAAACCTGGTGGGCCCGGCATTTAAGAATGACCGGGAAGGAATCCACGGGCTCATCGGCCAATTCGACATCGCAATACGGCACCAGTGGATCATCCTCTCAGTATGAGCAGACGATCATTTCCTGA
- the bioF gene encoding 8-amino-7-oxononanoate synthase, producing the protein MTFRALSALEQWQDSIQADLQQLEVGNLRRYRRAFELLPDGSLLSDGQRLVNLSGNDYLGLSYEPRLIAAATKAMESTVGARASALVSGRSHWHARLEKTIAEFEGCEDALVFPTGVAANVGVLTALIGENDIVYCDRLNHASLVDGCRQSGGRFRIYHHHDLSSLKRQLMQPFDGGRRWIVTDGVFSMDGDIAPLRELCELAEAYDALVVVDEAHGTGVFGERGRGVCEFLDVEDRVALKIGTLSKAIGALGGFVTGRRVLCEYLLNHARTQIYSTALPPAICAAATTAIEIIGQEPERRQRLWQRVDFVRERMNSLGLLSEKSFRSPILSLVLGEPAHVMDVARQLEAEGFLVAAIRPPTVPRGTSRLRLSLHSELSISDLEQLSQVLARILSNGSEGAN; encoded by the coding sequence ATGACGTTTCGAGCCCTATCTGCTTTGGAGCAATGGCAGGATTCCATCCAGGCGGATCTGCAACAACTGGAGGTGGGGAATCTCCGGCGTTACCGTCGGGCTTTTGAACTGTTGCCCGATGGTAGCCTGCTGTCCGACGGGCAGCGGCTCGTGAATCTCTCGGGGAATGATTATCTCGGCCTTTCCTACGAACCGAGACTGATTGCCGCTGCCACGAAAGCGATGGAATCGACGGTCGGAGCAAGAGCCAGTGCTTTGGTGAGTGGTCGATCCCATTGGCATGCTCGGTTGGAGAAGACAATTGCCGAGTTTGAAGGGTGTGAAGATGCCCTCGTTTTCCCGACAGGGGTCGCTGCTAACGTGGGTGTACTGACGGCACTGATCGGTGAAAATGACATCGTCTATTGTGATCGACTGAATCATGCCAGTCTGGTTGACGGCTGCCGGCAGAGCGGAGGTCGATTCCGCATTTATCATCATCACGATCTGTCGAGTCTTAAGCGGCAATTGATGCAGCCATTTGATGGTGGTCGCAGGTGGATTGTCACTGATGGTGTCTTCAGCATGGATGGAGACATCGCTCCACTGAGAGAGCTTTGCGAACTTGCTGAAGCATACGATGCTTTGGTGGTTGTAGATGAAGCTCATGGGACTGGAGTATTCGGCGAGCGGGGGAGGGGTGTCTGCGAGTTTCTGGATGTCGAAGATCGAGTCGCCTTAAAGATCGGGACACTCAGCAAGGCGATTGGTGCTCTGGGTGGGTTTGTGACCGGCAGGCGGGTGTTGTGCGAATACTTGCTCAATCATGCCAGGACGCAGATATATTCGACAGCATTACCACCGGCAATCTGCGCAGCGGCCACTACAGCAATCGAGATCATCGGTCAGGAGCCAGAACGCAGACAGCGGTTGTGGCAACGAGTGGACTTTGTTCGCGAGCGCATGAACAGCCTGGGCCTGTTGTCGGAAAAGAGTTTTCGCAGTCCAATTCTTTCGTTAGTGCTGGGGGAGCCAGCTCATGTCATGGACGTGGCTCGCCAACTGGAGGCCGAAGGCTTTCTCGTCGCTGCAATTCGCCCGCCCACAGTTCCTCGGGGAACATCGCGCCTGAGGCTCAGTCTGCATAGTGAACTGAGCATTTCTGATCTGGAACAACTGAGTCAAGTTCTGGCTCGGATCCTTTCGAATGGATCAGAGGGAGCAAATTGA
- a CDS encoding GTP-binding protein has protein sequence MTSKLPVTVLSGFLGAGKTTLLNHVLRNREGMKVAVIVNDMAEINVDGQLIKTGGAELSRVEEKLVEFSNGCICCTLREDLLAEVSRLAREERFDYLLVESTGISEPLPVAETFTFVDEQGASLSEVATLDTLVTVVDAVNFPKEVESIETLAERRMGLSDDDDRDVAQLLMDQIEFANVLIISKCDLVTAAQLEGLESLLHQLNPDARIVRATRGQLPLNEILNTQRFSMDWAGQSQDWLVVPRGAEVSESETYGFASVIYRARRPFHPARLFEAIQSPLFDSIVRSKGIVWLATRHDYAGQWSQAGGVFALDPAGTWFAAIGGLDDVEDPEERAVLLCQWQEPFGDRRQELVLIGQELSEDAVSELLHDCLLTDEEIEAGSSVWSAWEDPFTPWNFVDHDVAGSDK, from the coding sequence ATGACTTCCAAGCTGCCTGTTACGGTGCTTTCCGGATTTCTGGGTGCGGGGAAAACGACTCTTCTGAATCACGTACTGAGGAACCGAGAAGGGATGAAAGTAGCCGTCATCGTCAATGACATGGCGGAGATCAATGTCGATGGGCAACTGATCAAAACCGGTGGGGCCGAGCTTTCGAGAGTTGAAGAGAAGCTGGTCGAATTCTCGAATGGATGTATCTGTTGCACATTGCGAGAAGATCTGCTGGCTGAAGTCAGCCGCCTGGCTCGTGAAGAGCGTTTTGATTACCTGCTCGTCGAATCCACGGGAATTTCTGAGCCGTTGCCTGTGGCTGAGACCTTTACTTTTGTCGATGAGCAGGGGGCTTCACTCAGTGAGGTCGCCACGCTTGATACGCTGGTGACAGTGGTCGATGCCGTCAATTTTCCCAAAGAAGTAGAATCCATCGAGACTCTCGCTGAACGCCGCATGGGGCTAAGTGATGACGATGATCGTGACGTCGCCCAGTTACTGATGGATCAGATCGAGTTTGCAAATGTGCTGATCATCAGCAAGTGCGATCTGGTGACAGCCGCCCAACTGGAAGGACTGGAATCGCTCCTTCACCAGCTCAATCCGGATGCGCGAATTGTGCGTGCCACACGTGGGCAGCTACCTTTGAATGAGATCCTGAACACTCAGAGATTTTCGATGGATTGGGCCGGGCAGTCGCAGGATTGGCTGGTTGTTCCTCGGGGCGCTGAAGTCTCGGAAAGTGAGACCTATGGCTTTGCCAGCGTGATTTATCGTGCTCGGCGACCCTTTCACCCGGCTCGACTCTTCGAAGCCATACAAAGCCCGCTGTTTGACAGCATTGTGCGTTCGAAGGGGATTGTCTGGCTGGCCACAAGGCATGACTATGCCGGGCAATGGTCGCAAGCGGGAGGAGTGTTTGCTCTCGATCCTGCCGGAACATGGTTTGCCGCGATCGGTGGTCTTGATGATGTGGAGGATCCTGAAGAACGAGCCGTTCTTCTGTGCCAATGGCAGGAACCTTTTGGCGATCGCCGACAGGAACTGGTTCTGATTGGTCAGGAGCTATCCGAGGATGCTGTCTCGGAACTCCTCCATGATTGCTTACTCACAGATGAAGAAATCGAAGCAGGAAGTTCTGTCTGGTCGGCCTGGGAAGACCCTTTCACCCCATGGAACTTCGTGGATCACGATGTGGCAGGCTCTGACAAGTGA
- a CDS encoding tRNA (cytidine(34)-2'-O)-methyltransferase, with protein MIAPLLHVVLYQPDIPQNTGNIGRTCVAVGAKLWLIRPLGFVLDARHLKRAGMDYWPMLDYVVVDSLNDVREQLPGHDFWYVENPAPRRIWEAEFKPGSVLVFGSESRGLPPAVIEECRGQMIDLPMRPEVRSLNLASTVNTAVYEAIRQIGHVGL; from the coding sequence GTGATTGCACCTTTGTTGCATGTGGTTCTTTACCAGCCTGACATTCCGCAGAATACGGGGAATATTGGCCGAACTTGTGTGGCTGTGGGTGCCAAGTTATGGCTGATCAGACCGTTGGGTTTCGTACTGGATGCCCGCCATTTGAAGCGTGCCGGGATGGACTACTGGCCAATGCTCGACTACGTCGTGGTCGATTCGTTGAATGATGTGCGAGAACAGTTACCTGGCCACGACTTCTGGTATGTGGAGAATCCTGCACCGCGCAGAATCTGGGAGGCCGAATTCAAGCCCGGCAGTGTGCTGGTGTTTGGCAGCGAGTCCCGGGGATTGCCGCCAGCCGTTATTGAAGAATGCCGTGGCCAGATGATTGACCTGCCGATGAGGCCTGAAGTTCGCAGCCTGAATCTGGCCAGCACAGTCAATACGGCAGTCTATGAGGCCATCCGTCAGATCGGGCATGTGGGTTTGTAA
- a CDS encoding sulfite exporter TauE/SafE family protein — translation MEELWNFISLSAAALAAGVVNAVAGGGTLITFPTLANVLGTAAEAGKIANVTSTVALFPGSIASAYGYRREMAGIREWRALLLGPSILGGAAGSLLLILLPELFFKTVVPWLILLATLLFLLQPTLSRVMGIGLPHARPHGWTLCGVLVFQFLVATYGGYFGAGIGILMLSSLSLLGIPDIHQMNALKTILASVINGISVIIFILSGKIDWGWAWPMILAAAIGGWLGAAYGRRLPRSLIRWFVIFTGFIVSIYFFLK, via the coding sequence TTGGAAGAACTGTGGAATTTCATCTCACTCAGCGCTGCAGCACTCGCTGCGGGAGTCGTGAATGCCGTTGCCGGTGGCGGAACGTTGATAACCTTCCCCACGTTGGCCAATGTGCTGGGCACTGCTGCTGAGGCAGGAAAGATTGCGAACGTGACCAGTACGGTGGCTCTCTTCCCCGGATCGATAGCCAGTGCTTATGGCTACCGCCGGGAAATGGCTGGCATCCGAGAGTGGAGAGCCCTGCTCCTCGGGCCCAGCATTCTCGGCGGTGCAGCGGGATCACTCCTGCTTATTCTGCTTCCCGAACTATTCTTCAAGACCGTTGTTCCGTGGCTCATTCTTTTAGCCACGCTTCTGTTTCTGCTGCAACCGACGCTCTCACGTGTCATGGGAATCGGGCTCCCGCACGCCAGGCCACATGGTTGGACGCTGTGCGGCGTGCTTGTCTTTCAATTCCTTGTGGCCACCTATGGCGGTTACTTCGGTGCAGGAATTGGCATTCTCATGCTGAGTTCGCTCTCACTTCTGGGGATACCGGACATTCACCAGATGAATGCTCTGAAAACGATTCTCGCTTCTGTCATCAACGGCATCTCAGTCATCATCTTCATATTGAGCGGCAAGATCGACTGGGGTTGGGCCTGGCCGATGATTCTGGCTGCAGCAATTGGCGGATGGCTTGGTGCAGCTTATGGACGAAGACTCCCTCGCTCACTGATTCGCTGGTTCGTGATCTTTACAGGCTTCATCGTCTCGATTTATTTTTTCCTGAAATAA